DNA from bacterium:
GCACACTTTGCCTTAAATGCCATATCGCCTACTGCTAAAACTTCATCAACCAACATAATGTCCGGATCTATATGGGCTGCAACAGAAAAACCCAATCTCGTATACATACCAGACGAATATCTCTTGACCGGAGTATCTATAAACTCTTCAATTCCAGAGAATTCCACAATACTGTCAAATTTTCTTTCTATATCCTTTTTAGACATTCCTAGAATGGCACCATTAAAATAGATATTCTCTCTCCCTGTAAATTCAGGATGAAATCCTGCAGTTATCTCAATCAAAGCAGAAAGCTTTCCCTTTATATTAATTTCCCCTTGAGTAGGCTTTATTATCCTGGATAACAACTTTAAAATTGTACTCTTTCCCGCTCCATTAGGACCGATAATTCCTAAAACACTACCTTTCTTAACTTGAAAAGTAACATTTCGTAATGCCAAAAATTCATCATTTGATAATATTCCGTTATCTCTATTTAGGGGTTTTGACCTCTGGAACAAATTAGGTATTGCATCTCTTAGAGAATAAAGCTTATCTCCCTTTTGAAATTTTTTCCATACATGGTTAAATTCTATTACATTCATCTTAGCCTCTCAGGTTAAATCTTTTCTGCAAATAATGGTTCAGTTTTGTGGAAAATCATTAAACCGCCAACAAAAATTGATAACGCCCAAATACCAGCATAGATCAGCCAAAAAATATCCGGTGATTTGTGTAATACAATTGTCGCGTTGATCGCTTCTAATATACTCCCCACAGGATTCAGCAAGAGAATCGTTTTCCATTTTCCAAACATTCCTGCTTCGTAAAAAACAGGCGTAAAAAATATTCCAAAGGTTAACACTACATCTGCTATGTATTTAACGTCTCTAAAGAACACATTCCCGCATGATAAAATCATGGCTAATCCCATAGTTATTAAAACAAGGATTGCTAATATCAATGGAATCCATAAGATATGTATACTTATGGGTATCTTTACAAATATAAATATTATTGCTAAGGTTGTCCCTGCTATCAAAAAATCAAATAATTGTGCTAAAACATATGAAACGGGAAAAACTTCCTTTGAAAAATAAATCTTCTTCACTATATTCATATTTGCCACAAGGCTATTTGCTGAAAATTTAAGGGCTCCTACAAAAAATGCCCAGGGCAAAGCCTTAACAGTTATAGAAATAATTTGTGTTAACTCTAAAGGCTTACCCGTAAGGATCGACATTGCCTTTTTAACCATAATCCCTGATAAAACAACAATTGTCGGCATAAATATCGCCCATAAGAAACCCATAATAGTCTGCTTGTATCTAATCTTAATATTTCTAAAGGTTAAAGCGAGTAAAAGCTCTCTATACTGTATGAATTCTTTTAGTATTTCCTTAAGCATATATGCCCTTCCTTTTAATTAAAGTGTTATTTTTATAAGTGTATAAAAAAGCATGATGACTCCCATAGATGCAAATCCTATATTTCTTATATCTCGTCCTGCTAAACTATTTACAAGACTTGTATCTTTTTCTTTTGCCACGTTAAATAAACTCGCTGATAAGGCAAATAACATATACGGTAATGGTATATACAGCCTCGAAAGAAAAAATGCAGCTGCTGCAAAACCTATTAAAGATGCCTGTAAACCATAAGCATAATTTTTGAGATGAGACTTGCTTTTCTGAATAAGTGAAAGACCTTTAAAAGAGCTATAGAATAAGCCAACCCAGAAAAATAGACCTAATAGACCTGCCTCTGCAAGAGCTAACACAAAAGAATTATGTGCGGTTAGGCCATAATCCTCCATATACATTTTATAGCCAACCCCAAATATAGGATTGGACTTTACAAGCTGAATACCGTAATACCAGGCATCCACCCTGTTGTACGCTGATGCTTCATCCGTTGATAAGGACGCCAATCTTGAAGGACCTAATGCAAAGACTAAACCAATAAACAAAACACCAATAATTATACCGAACACAAGTTTTTTTGACTTTT
Protein-coding regions in this window:
- a CDS encoding ABC transporter permease, with the translated sequence MLKEILKEFIQYRELLLALTFRNIKIRYKQTIMGFLWAIFMPTIVVLSGIMVKKAMSILTGKPLELTQIISITVKALPWAFFVGALKFSANSLVANMNIVKKIYFSKEVFPVSYVLAQLFDFLIAGTTLAIIFIFVKIPISIHILWIPLILAILVLITMGLAMILSCGNVFFRDVKYIADVVLTFGIFFTPVFYEAGMFGKWKTILLLNPVGSILEAINATIVLHKSPDIFWLIYAGIWALSIFVGGLMIFHKTEPLFAEKI